One window of the Salinigranum rubrum genome contains the following:
- a CDS encoding DNA adenine methylase, whose amino-acid sequence MSVFPYPGGKGREADWILSRMPDHRCYVEVFGGSGALLYNKPESTVEVYNDINDDLVQFFRTLRERREELVEWLRAVPYARTLYEEWVTDYFEGYRPEDDIERAGRFFALRYMQFAGDISMVNGFKTRAKRSPARTFDNARERLDELAERFRQVIIEHQDYADILSRYDDTDTDVVLYCDPPYVGGEGYYPGEFSHSEFADALLDVESDWMVSYAELPEALVARLIGATREDGREFFVEYRSRRHRMCRGASEAREHLVCNFDPTSTSGFVDREHSQTKLADIDREPES is encoded by the coding sequence GTGTCGGTCTTCCCGTACCCTGGCGGCAAAGGTCGCGAGGCCGACTGGATTCTCTCGCGTATGCCGGACCACCGCTGTTACGTCGAGGTGTTCGGCGGGAGTGGCGCGCTTCTCTACAACAAACCCGAGTCGACTGTCGAGGTCTACAACGACATCAACGACGACCTCGTTCAGTTCTTCCGCACGCTTCGCGAGCGACGCGAGGAACTCGTCGAGTGGCTTCGTGCTGTCCCGTACGCACGGACGCTGTACGAGGAGTGGGTCACGGACTACTTCGAGGGCTACCGTCCCGAGGACGACATCGAGCGCGCCGGCCGCTTCTTCGCGCTGAGATACATGCAGTTCGCGGGCGACATCTCGATGGTCAACGGGTTTAAGACACGCGCGAAGCGGTCCCCCGCTCGGACCTTCGACAACGCTCGCGAACGACTCGACGAGCTGGCCGAGCGGTTCCGGCAGGTCATCATCGAGCACCAGGACTACGCCGACATCCTCTCGAGATACGACGACACTGACACCGACGTCGTCCTCTACTGTGACCCGCCGTATGTCGGCGGAGAGGGGTACTACCCCGGCGAGTTCTCTCACTCGGAGTTCGCCGACGCGCTCCTCGATGTAGAGTCGGACTGGATGGTATCGTACGCTGAACTACCGGAGGCGCTCGTCGCCCGACTTATCGGCGCGACCCGAGAGGACGGACGAGAGTTCTTCGTCGAATACCGCTCGAGACGACACCGGATGTGTCGCGGAGCGAGTGAGGCGAGAGAACACCTCGTCTGTAACTTCGACCCGACGTCGACGAGCGGCTTCGTCGATCGCGAGCACAGTCAGACGAAACTTGCCGACATCGACCGGGAGCCGGAATCATGA